In the genome of Chrysoperla carnea chromosome 5, inChrCarn1.1, whole genome shotgun sequence, the window ACGCTCATATtcgtaataatcataatatgtatttcataatcataatattctTTCTTAATATGGTTACTATCTAAACAAAAGTAATAAGTTAATTTGCATATGTAAtacaaattgtaaatatgtaataattagaTATcggatttttatgattttataaaaaaaaaataaataaataaaaattctaggcTTAACAGGTTTTGCACAGCATTCAGACTTTAGCCACAACGTTGTTGAGGTTCATatcttcaattaaataaaaaattggcttTAATCGTACTTTTTTTGTCGTCTGTACGTTAAAGACtataagaatttgtttttaaagttcaaACGGGAAAAATCCATGCGAGGTGCCTCCGTCGTGTCTTTAATaccagttaaaaatattttctcaagttGTTCACCAAGACTGAATTTCATAACCTGAATCCGGAAAAGATATAAGCCCCCGGAATCGAATCGATCGTGGACCTGTTTACCATTTTGCACCAAATTAAGTTCACCTGCTATCATTCCAAGAAAGTGCACTGAAAAAGAGCATTTTGCAAAAAAACGAAGCAAAAAAAGAATTGATACCTCCCATGATCGTGAAACATGATGCAAATATTTCGAAGAAAGTCTTTCTAGTATTATTTCTATTATGGGGGTTTATATCTCTCCTGGTATGAGTTACAAGTTCTTGGTGGTAAACAACATACCACTTACTATATTCATTTGAGATCTTGAAAAACTCCCAAGATTTTTTTCGAACGTTCTTGTAGCGAAAACTGTAAATATGCTTTATATAACAGAATAATTCAATCTCCACTTACTTAAACCATACAAGTTGTATTTACAgtgtattaataattatgtaatacaAATTCTATAATTAGTATGCAGCCTGTTTTATGACAAAAGAcaagaaaattgttgattttttgtaaaaaaacattattattacaatttgcCAACACAATATTATTAGCCATAAATGAATGGAATACAAAATgggattaatttattttattatccacTAAAAtgtattcatgaaatttaataatccGAGAGATAATAGTCGAATCTTTAATACCAGTCGAATAGTCGAATCTTTAATTAACCCAATCAGAAAGAGATATAAACCTCCACAATTGAAATTCCGTGGAGACTAATTAGGCATAAATACATAGCGAAAGATAGGCATATAAATTTAGGTGGACTTGTTTATCACTTTGCAACCAATTTCGTCCACCTGCCATCATGAAGCTGACGATTTTTGAAAGAACTTTGGGGAACATATATCTTCTTCGGTACCTTCCATATTCATGTTTCGCAATGCAAATATGTCGAAAAAAGCCTTTCCGCGTTTTTTGCATTGTTAGAAGTTTATATCTCTCCTGTTGAAGGCTACGAGTTCTTAGTGGTAAACGATATAACACTTATATAGTCATATGGGAccttaaaaaatacaacatttgTTTTCGAACACCAGTGTTGATCTGATCGaaatatagatctatagaaTATTTTAGTAGCTGCTAGTTTAATAcaagattaataaaattcagtttatgAATCCATGATATGGTAGTTAGTTCCACATTCCAATTGTGATAATTCGAATTAGAAGTTAAATTCAAACATTTATATGATTAATTGTTGGTCACTGGTTggtgcaaaattttgaattttgatttgtataagataaatataatatagtatagAGTATGACATCTAGAGAAGTTTAACTGAAGCAGCAAAATATCAAGTAGAAATAAATACACGTTTGTTTGTCTTTTGTTTTATATCGgaacttgtttttatatagttttataatagAGGTctcttgtaataaataatttaagtgtGTGGACATGATATGCgataaatatgttataataatcaATGAGTCTAAGATAgaggatgttttttttttatcgacaaAATATAAATGGCTTGAGCTAATAGCTCACTCTGCCGTTAATACATGGAACACAAAATTCTTATATCCTACGCTCCCTCTCGGGAAAAAACAgagttataatttttcttacgtACTATATTTGAACTATTCATTTACGTGATAAGTCACGTGAAAGGCACtaacttttatatatacactagctgttaaacccgcttcgctaggTTGTTTTTGCTCATTTAATCTGTGTgaacggaacagtaagatttttttggccgatcccaatattatgtctacattctctgtgtgtacggaaaagtaaggaaaagatcgatagaaacccatggaacattcaagaatattcgagaaagttctagaaaattcgatagaaatccatagaacattccagaatgttcgagaaaattctagaaaattcgatagaaatccattgaacattccagaatgttcgagaaaattctagaaaattcgacagaaacccatggaacattccagattgttcgagaaagtttgataaaattcaataaaaatccatacaacattcgagaatattcgagaaagttctagaaaattcgatagaaatccatagaacattccagaatgttcgagaaaattctagaaaatttaatagaaatccatgaaacattccagaattttcgagaaaaatcgaaagacatttgcgccggtagcgccatctagtgaaaattgtactattgacagtggcgccatctattgaaaattattagaacaatttttttaatctattttctatgaattcctagatcatttttaattccacccccaccaaactcccttattcacaatgcacccccaccaaactcccttattcacaatgggaccctaagggctacccaatgacataatcccctaccgaaggtcaatggttagttttagggaaaatcggggacatacaaacaaacactctctttatatatatatatagattatagcaagcaaagtaataataatatacttaatattagatatttacattaattgaattaataaacttAGCGATAGGAATTACAGCGCTAGGATTCATTTCACTTAGAAAGGATTCGATATTGTAAGGTGGATAGAATTTAACTTTTATGAGATCACTAATTAGAGATTCTCTAGCTTTTTCATACAATTTACACTGCCAAAAAACGTGGTTTGGGTCCTCATGCCTCACCACAAAGACACTGATCTGAATTTACAATGTTGAATCTAAATAAACTACTCGCCAGAGAGGTATGCTCACTTCTTAATCTATTTAGAGAAACTATTGACTTTcttcgaaatttaaaatttttaaaccacggAGCTGCGCCTCCTTATGTAACAAACTAAGTTTATAAAGCTgatctttaatgattggttttTGCTTCTctgattttaagtaatttttaagagAAGTGAGTACACTTCTAGAATCACTAAAAATACAGAAATCGTTTGCATTAATATGAAAGAATTTTTCCAGAGTACTAAATATAGCCATAGCTTCAGCCGTAAAGATAGAGGCATATTTAACTGTACGGTGCTTTCCAACTAACCCAGTCGATACATCTAACGTTGCAAAAAAATTCGTGCAAAAAAATGTAGAGCCTTctccgataattttttttcacgtttacttcgaaatatagtgttaaattttttttttcttaaatctaagCTTTATTTATCTTAATACAAAACTGAAAGAGTGTGGCAAATGACAAATCTAATTTGGATTagttatttgattaaaattgaacACAGATTTGAAAAAGGATCgagaatttgatatatataaacttttacttAATAATCTATCTCGCCCTAATATCCAGTTTGGTTTCAGTACTGTATCTTTTAGCGATAGTCTCAGTCGCGTCAAAATCAAATATGCGagcaaaataaaacaataattaaatttttttaagtataagtGGTTGAAAATTTATCGGCGTGGACCGCAAATGTTTTACAGCATTACGATCCATTTTTCGGGCCAGCctattaaactaaaatatttaaaacagcaaaatataacaattcatttaattatatagttttttagaCCAATTATCATAAATTCACGTTGTTCAACCACTAGCTTATTGACCCTGAAAAGAGATGTTAATGTTTTTCGTTTAATTTGCAGGTAATtagatgtttaaaaaatgtatgtacgAATTGGagctttattttttgaaactatatatttattaaataaaaacaccaAGACATTAGACAATGTTTCACCTTAAGTGATTAATTGTTTACTTCagccattaattaattattttttttaatattggatTATTGATACAGGTGAATAGTAATTATCCATGGGTAAAATCATGAAAAAGTTACAGCGGGTTAGAAAATcgtgttttaaaacaaaaacaaaattagtgaCACTTTTAGAGAAACGAATCATCATATAATGCAGAAATTAATGGTCTTAAACTTTTTCCAAATGTCCATTGTTACATGATTTGTCcctacattttcataaaaaacgtTGTTAGAGTAAAAAGTACTTCttttaagaattataaaaaGGAGAAGATAATCAATGTCATCATGAAGATTTTTCGATATGACTTCACCATCACTGCCTGGTCTACATTTAgtcacaaaattattaaattatttcataattaatttatataaaattcagatataaattataattatgtgtacatttatttttatataaaaatatgtaaacagTTTCAggggatttttttttgaaatttgcaaattatacaattaaaatagcCATGAAGGTCAAGAGCAATTTATTTCAagtcaattatatttatttaatctagTGGACGATGGTTATTATTTACTATAcagattataatataattaaaatatgtcataattACACatgtgaaaatgatttttaatagacGGATATACGAGTATACGGGGCGGTACAAAATTATCACATtggaagaataaaaataaaagttcctTTGAAGTTTCTGAATCTGATGTACCATTAATTAGTTATTGATAATAAGTTTGAAAATGTCAATTGATAGTTTGGGCTATAGAGTCCATTTGATGGATTGTTCGGCAGTGATGATACTCACTAGGAGGACTCACTCGATTTAAAGATAAAAGTCCCTTGACTTCTCTTAAATATTTGCTTTCCATTTGCAATCCATTTTCAGATTCATTTCAATGACATGAtttcccattattattattaattattattatttactcttTTGCATTTTCGATTTACAGCCATAAGTTTCgagaaattatataataatatcaatcatTGATTTAACTTTGTAATTTCGTCGATAATATTTGTTAGTGATTAGATCGGTGGAAACTTCTGCCACTATTTTTCCAGTAATATTTCTGACGCTGGAAGCTTAAGGTATACAAATATGGTCGACGCATGCAATGGCATCGATGTATATTGAGGTTTTCTGTTCTTAGACTACCGAGTCCAAAACATGTTGCCTATCTTCATCAAAACCATTGAATATCCGTAATTGGCTGATTTTTACAATCCTTTAATGTATCACTAAAGTTTTTGCAGATTTAAGATTTCTTTTAGTGCAGCTTGTGCTGTGTtgttctattaataaaattagaagattaaaatttaaagaaaatttactacATTTCAgcttttaacatttatatttttttcttattttaatattaacgtGTCGTCTTAGGGATttttatggcacgccattttactatttaatgtccgaaaaaaaatgatcgtaataataatacattattattatgttatcatcataataataatcattttcattatgtacataattttaattcaatcatttttattatgtacataattttaattcaatcatttttattatgtacataattttaattcatattaaatagtaaaacggcgtgcgATATAtgtccattatgtacataattttaattcaatcatttttattatgtacataattttaattctctatttccattatgtacataattttaattcaatcatttttattatgtacataattttaattctctatttccattatgtacataattttaattcaataatttttttttaatctaattcaaataaaattaactgatttattattatgtatcatcataataataatacatttttattatgatgataacataataaaaatgtattattattatgtatcatcataataataatacattattattatgatgatacataataaaaatacatttttattatgttatcatcataattttaattctcgtctctcttttctcatcttatcttatatcaatctctcttttactaagatttattttacaaaatataaaatataaaatataaaatttctgattgaaaaaaaataattaattaatttttttctcgataaaaatttgcctattaaatagtaaaatggcgtgccatagatTTTTGTGTGCtctcataatgttaattaagtTATTACAAATGCGAACAAATTATTGAAGTTTAATGTTTTTACTGATGTCGAAAGATAGAATTTGATTGATAGCTGCAAATTTCTTTCGATGCATGTTCAAACTATGTCCAACAAGattaatgaacaaaaaaaaaataaaatattattttctataaatagacTTGCATGCTGTGATACGTcgataattttttagattaataTACTCACACATATCACTCAAATGATCCGTATAAGATCACTTATCGACTTCAGATTCTCCACGGTTGAGGATACGAACATAGATATCCAGCACATCATTTGACAAATAACAAAACCTAAAGTCACAGGAAAATCGAGGAATTTTTAAGTTAGACCTTCAATAGTTAAAtatctaaatgtaaaaaatggcaAAAGCTTTCTAAgaatctaaaatatttcataattggATTCTAATTATAGAACTATTTTcataacaaagaaaaaattcaattacgatattaaaacataatgaaAGTTGTTAcgtatttgaaaacattttttatagatatttataaaaattattttaaataacatagaaaacttatatttttgggTGACaagttgttaatttaaaaaaaatatgttttttttccaaatatggattattgttttgtttataataatgttgttaaatttttattatgaccataaaaaaagtatgtttgttttgttaatatttcatttccaatattttatttggatttatttagacgccaaaatattgaaaatttggaggtaatacaaaagttatatacttatatttaaaaaaatgacccTTTTCCGGCGcgtacaaatatattaatttattattacgtTCGTTGAAGATAATGTctgctttttaaatatatatataacgtttttaaagaataaacttTTATGTAGCTTCCATGTattaaatatcaacaaatttcGACGCGAACGAgttccttaaataaaattataaaacggcgagttagttaaatttatttaaacccTAAAACCTTAAATTCACATTGGACGTAGAGTCCATAATCATTATTTACTACTTGATAGAAagtttttaaatcgaattacaaaattgaaaattttatgtgtgATTCAATATTTAGCTTGATGTTTggactaaaacaaaatttttcgaattaaatttttaatttgattttttaagctCAGTTAATAGTACAGGAGACGGTTAAAGGTCGATCTTCATCGATCTGGTAACCAGATgggatgagacatattttttaatgaaattttattgatttttaaacgctcctatcatagtttttccaaaaaaattttcatggatatttttaattaattttttccatgaacggttttttttttcagataagttcataccattattttcgtaattaaattatcttcttcTGTTACCGATTTCGATTGATGAACAGAAAagtgtagatctgttcataccattTGAAGAGGTAAGTCAATTTAGGTAAATACATCGATCTGTTTACCAATTGAAATGGGTATCGGAAGAAAGAtaatgtatttacaaaaataatggtgTAGGCATGCATgaaaacttttcgatagaaaaattatgattatatcgatagaaaaattatttcttagatCATAATACTAATTATTCCCGAAAAGTGGGGAGTGTTTCCCCTAAAGTGACAACAAATTAATACTACACCTAATTATCAAGATAGGCTTAGCATTGAAATAGTGCGaaggtttttcttttgtattggggattttctaaaattttgaatttaatattattactatttcttTCTTTCAAGCAACTTCAAATGACGAAGAATTTAACATTGTTACACGACTCGAATGGAACGCAACCCCTGTATTTTCTATAAATGCTGTAATGAATGCAGTACCGTACGTAATTATTCATCATTCATTTACTCCAGGCGAATGTCACACGCAAAAGCAATGTGCTAATGCAAtgaaatcaattcaaaattatCATCGGGTATGTTTATAacttaattaatcaatttttaatttaaaaattttaagaatagttTGGCTTCAAGACTGTATGACTCATACTATAATAGATAAACCACGCCTCATGTCAGAATTTTTGTTAGCGCATGATGAAATTGTTCTGATGAAGGATGATTGCCCCACACAAAGTCAGATTTTTACTAAGCCACCTTGGAGCGtacattttcatacaaaatttccaaagacgaaagggttttccattaattttCTGAACTACAATTTTCTCTGAAAGGAATAATAATATCCTTGTATCAATCGGAAAATAAGAGATTAATTCCCATAATTTTTGAGCCTaggaaaatttatatacattttcctCGCGCTAATTCTTTTCAGAAAATCTGACTTCCGTGACTGTATCCCAAAAATCCCTCGAAAgtcaagaaaatatattatcattaattttcaaaGTGAAATCGTTAATATGCCTTTGATAATATATACAGGAGGTTAATAAATGGAATGATATTGGATATAATTTTGGTGTGGGTGGTGACGGCAGAGCATATCAAGGCCGAGGCTGGGGACATGTTGGTGCACATGCTCCAAATTACAATAGTCAAAGTATTGGAATCTGTTTGATTGGTGATTGGAGATGTAAGTTTACAAACAGTATTTTACCTTATTTCGAGGAAATCAATGTCAACGATTATTCACcataaagtaaattttgataAGCCTCCCAATCTGCGATTTGCTTATTCAAATACCCGTatacagtgacagagaagatgagctattgtctcctcctcctcaccactgtgataACTTCTGTAGGTCACTCACTAAGTAtgccatttaaaaataatattgtccaaaattttccgatttttcctACGCCACATCcgaaaatgcatttaaaaacaaCTCTCTAGGTCTATATTTTACTTAGCATTTGTTGCACCTTgttgaattttcaaagaaaaattttaatttcattttatcattttaaatttcctATTGCATGTACCGAAACttcgttttttgaattttttttatttccttttttttttaaattttagactttGTTCCACCCGAAAGTCAACTCGAggttaccaaaaaattaattaagtatggCGTTGACCAAGGATTCATTCAAAGCAATTATACGCTATATGGACATCGTCAAGTACGCAGCAATACAGAATGTCCTGGTGATGCATTATACAAAGAAATACAAACATGGGAACATTATTCATCCATTGTTACACCATAGCGTTTAAGTGCACAATCAACTCTAAAAAAGATTATATTGTTTccagaaaaaataaatgtaattgaaatttttcataaatttcttgaTCCCATTaagtacagaaaaaaaaatttttttgtgcatCGATAACGGCCGCCATATtgaacaaattgataaatacaATAGCAATAGCTCCatattagattaaaaataagaaaattatagtaTTACATTAATCCTCATCTGTGTCTTATTTCATAATATCCCAAGCTCATACTTCTGCGATTTGAGAGAGCAGTTTCCCAGGGTATTTATAGGGTATTTCTAGGGTTTACAAATGTATAagtatcttaaatttttattatacctactTCCATGTCAACCCAACCagattctatttaaataaagtgaGAAATTATGAATCATTGCATATGAACTatgggaaaaaataatttcgacaATTTCCTAAATATGTACATACCGTTAAgcttgtttcttttaaaataaaaaaaaatcgtagcgaaggagctgcgttagctaagcgaattccttcagagattgaacaaattttaaataagatcgaatattgcatttttatttttcaagaatttttatatcgaaaactaagcgtttagagaaaaaatcacaagagtacttttttgcttaaaactggtcaaaaaatacaaaaatatttttttttccaaaatttcaccAGTCACAATCAGTACAAatgcaatagctccatttccttcagcaattcgctaaaaagtaatgtttatttttgaacaaaggACCTttgtttggaaaagtttttttatcaacTCAATACATTTGCCTTTATTTGCAAGCAGATaaggtacaataaaaaaaaatttttcaaaaaatagaaccGACGAAAATTACCtatacaaaaatgcaaaaaattattttaaactaccaGTTACATACGCCCAACATTTTTCGTTTCCATTCTTAAAAGTCTTTGAATAGTTATCGAAAGTTATCCAATCCAATGATAAAAGTAAAAGAAGTCGGCGTAGGAGTTTGAGTACGGTATAGCTGAGAAAATACTTACACTTCATGAATAAATTATAGATACAATAAACCTATTGGGTTTTCCAGCTAAGGGATACTCAACCTAGATAGCGTTTTAAAGAGTAACCCATATCAACGAAAAATAATCTGTTATTCACAACAACGTCAATACACATCAGTTGTTTTTAGACACTTCCGTGTTAAATACTCCATTAagattcgatttaaaaaaaatttcaatccttgttttatttatttccaaggaataaaagtattttgataAAAGCAATACTGAAACTTGAATTTGATTTaatctaataaaaatgatttattaaaccAAACACAAAACTGGTGAACAAAAAACAACTGTTTTATCGAAGAAGACGTTATATCTCAATTGAAAAGTATGATAAATAAACCAAATCACCTtgaataaaatgttgaaaagttgaatgttttttaataaacatatggGATTCCCCAGATTGAAATTATCaaagtaaatatgtaaatactATGTGATCTGTACTATTTATTACACCAAATGTTATAAATCAAGCTCGTAACCAGAAATTCCATCCGGAGGAGAGATGATTGTTTCTTGAAATTCAATCAGAAAGTTCTAAGAGTGAAGTTTTCAACATGTATAACTACTCTGATTATCAAATAGAAAACTAGTTTCTTATTGCCCACATGAATCATTGACATATTTACGACTTGTTTTCATGGAATTTTTGTTTCTGATGTACCACGTTTCAAATGCATTGAGTTTAGcttcatttacattttttaatgaatgtcCCAGTTTCACACGAATATAGTAGTGCTTTGCAAAATATaagttttgcaaaataattttttgcgacCCCCTTAGAATTGTAACCAAATTACCGATGTTTTGTTAAAGAGAAAAAActgaagaatttaaaatttcttaaaacgtCTTCAAGCAAACGATTGAAGTATCATTGACCTTTAAGCTTCGACCCTTTCATTTTTCCTAAAAACTTctgtgaataaaaattattcaccatCTGCGTATAAATAAATctgtacaaataatatatatatataatataataattgtattgctACTAATTGTGTTGTTTTATGCAGGAGCGTACAAACCGTCACATCAGTGGTAGCAATAATATAGAGTCCCCACACCTGTAAGTTAATAAttcattccatttttttcaatgatgaattatttataaataaaagtccatcacttataattgaaaaacaagACTTTTGGTATTTTCTAAAAGCTATTTTGGTATTTTCTTGTAAGCTGGCTTTttattcgttttgatttttCCGATTATCTTTTAGCGATTTAATGGAAATTACATATGGCAACTTATTTTAACTGTCAatcttttaaaacaataaaggCACCGAAGTGTCGCAACATTATGTGGAAAAATACAATGGCTACGCCCGTGGTTGAAGGGGATTTTTGTTTGAGCGAGacacaaatattacaattttaaaattcctGACTCATTGTAATATCGTTATGattcagtataaataaattaaaaattgcagtATACTGCTGCTGAAAAATTGTCGGTAAGTTAACAGGTAAAAAACAATATGCGAAATAGTGTGAGTTATTCTAATGATTtaccttagaaaatattttttgaaattttgaatcttTTAAATTG includes:
- the LOC123299729 gene encoding peptidoglycan-recognition protein LB-like encodes the protein MNAVPYVIIHHSFTPGECHTQKQCANAMKSIQNYHREVNKWNDIGYNFGVGGDGRAYQGRGWGHVGAHAPNYNSQSIGICLIGDWRYFVPPESQLEVTKKLIKYGVDQGFIQSNYTLYGHRQVRSNTECPGDALYKEIQTWEHYSSIVTP